A genomic stretch from Camelus ferus isolate YT-003-E chromosome 29, BCGSAC_Cfer_1.0, whole genome shotgun sequence includes:
- the VSIR gene encoding V-type immunoglobulin domain-containing suppressor of T-cell activation isoform X1 has translation MGVPPVPEAGSRHWGPVLLAFFLAASRGLVTAFKVATPYSLYVCPEGQNVTLTCRLLGPMAKGHEVTFYKTWYRSSRGEVQVCSERRPIRNLTFQDLHLHHSGHQANSSQDLAQSHGLESASDHHGNFTITMRNLTLLDGGLYCCLVVEIRHHHSEQRVYGAMELQVQRGEEAPSNCIAYPPSSKESESITAAALATSACIVGILCLPLILLLVYKQRQVASNRRAQELVRMDSSNIQGIENPGFEISPPSQRMPEAKPRPPLSYVAQRQPSESGRHLLSEPNTPLSPPGPGDVFFPSLDPVPDSPNSEAI, from the exons ATGGGCGTCCCCCCAGTCCCGGAGGCTGGCAGCCGGCACTGGGGGCCTGTGCTGCTTGCCTTCTTCCTGGCTGCCTCCCGAG GTCTGGTGACAGCATTCAAGGTCGCCACGCCATATTCCCTGTACGTGTGTCCCGAGGGGCAGAATGTCACTCTCACCTGCAGACTCTTGGGCCCCATGGCCAAAGGGCACGAAGTGACCTTCTACAAGACCTGGTACCGCAGCTCGCGGGGCGAGGTGCAGGTCTGCTCGGAGCGCCGCCCTATCCGTAACCTCACATTCCAGGACCTTCACCTGCACCACAGTGGCCACCAGGCCAACTCCAGTCAAGATCTGGCACAGAGCCACGGGCTGGAGTCAGCCTCGGACCATCATGGCAACTTCACCATTACCATGCGCAACCTGACCTTGCTGGACGGTGGCCTCTACTGCTGCCTGGTGGTGGAGATCAGGCACCACCACTCAGAGCAGCGGGTCTATGGAGCCATGGAGCTGCAGGTGCAGAGAG GCGAAGAAGCACCATCCAACTGCATCGCGTACCCACCCTCCTCCAAGGAGAGTGAAA GCATTACGGCTGCCGCCCTGGCTACCAGCGCCTGCATCGTGGGCATCCTCTGTCTCCCCCTCATCCTGCTCCTGGTCTACAAGCAAAGGCAGGTGGCTTCCAACCGCC GTGCCCAGGAGCTGGTGCGGATGGACAG CAGCAACATTCAAGGAATTGAAAATCCTGGCTTTGAGATCTCTCCACCCTCCCAGAGGATGCCGGAGGCCAAACCCAGGCCCCCACTGTCCTACGTGGCCCAGCGGCAGCCTTCTGAGTCTGGGCGGCACCTGCTCTCCGAACCCAACACTCCTCTGTCTCCGCCAGGCCCTGGGGATGTCTTCTTCCCCTCCCTAG ACCCTGTTCCTGACTCCCCAAACTCTGAGGCCATCTAG
- the VSIR gene encoding V-type immunoglobulin domain-containing suppressor of T-cell activation isoform X2: MGVPPVPEAGSRHWGPVLLAFFLAASRGLVTAFKVATPYSLYVCPEGQNVTLTCRLLGPMAKGHEVTFYKTWYRSSRGEVQVCSERRPIRNLTFQDLHLHHSGHQANSSQDLAQSHGLESASDHHGNFTITMRNLTLLDGGLYCCLVVEIRHHHSEQRVYGAMELQVQRGEEAPSNCIAYPPSSKESESITAAALATSACIVGILCLPLILLLVYKQRQVASNRRAQELVRMDSNIQGIENPGFEISPPSQRMPEAKPRPPLSYVAQRQPSESGRHLLSEPNTPLSPPGPGDVFFPSLDPVPDSPNSEAI, translated from the exons ATGGGCGTCCCCCCAGTCCCGGAGGCTGGCAGCCGGCACTGGGGGCCTGTGCTGCTTGCCTTCTTCCTGGCTGCCTCCCGAG GTCTGGTGACAGCATTCAAGGTCGCCACGCCATATTCCCTGTACGTGTGTCCCGAGGGGCAGAATGTCACTCTCACCTGCAGACTCTTGGGCCCCATGGCCAAAGGGCACGAAGTGACCTTCTACAAGACCTGGTACCGCAGCTCGCGGGGCGAGGTGCAGGTCTGCTCGGAGCGCCGCCCTATCCGTAACCTCACATTCCAGGACCTTCACCTGCACCACAGTGGCCACCAGGCCAACTCCAGTCAAGATCTGGCACAGAGCCACGGGCTGGAGTCAGCCTCGGACCATCATGGCAACTTCACCATTACCATGCGCAACCTGACCTTGCTGGACGGTGGCCTCTACTGCTGCCTGGTGGTGGAGATCAGGCACCACCACTCAGAGCAGCGGGTCTATGGAGCCATGGAGCTGCAGGTGCAGAGAG GCGAAGAAGCACCATCCAACTGCATCGCGTACCCACCCTCCTCCAAGGAGAGTGAAA GCATTACGGCTGCCGCCCTGGCTACCAGCGCCTGCATCGTGGGCATCCTCTGTCTCCCCCTCATCCTGCTCCTGGTCTACAAGCAAAGGCAGGTGGCTTCCAACCGCC GTGCCCAGGAGCTGGTGCGGATGGACAG CAACATTCAAGGAATTGAAAATCCTGGCTTTGAGATCTCTCCACCCTCCCAGAGGATGCCGGAGGCCAAACCCAGGCCCCCACTGTCCTACGTGGCCCAGCGGCAGCCTTCTGAGTCTGGGCGGCACCTGCTCTCCGAACCCAACACTCCTCTGTCTCCGCCAGGCCCTGGGGATGTCTTCTTCCCCTCCCTAG ACCCTGTTCCTGACTCCCCAAACTCTGAGGCCATCTAG